A single Pseudobdellovibrionaceae bacterium DNA region contains:
- a CDS encoding sigma-54-dependent Fis family transcriptional regulator: MAERDFSIIQTADPRMKNVLAIAENIAASRAAVLIQGESGTGKELLARYIHARSPRASQRFVAINCAAVPDNLLESELFGYEKGAFTGADVRRAGRFEIANNSTFLLDEISEMPILLQAKLLRVIQEGEVERLGGSGPIKVNVRIVATSNRDLKQLVEDGRFREDLFYRLNVIPLQVPPLRSRPLDIEMLAQMFMEISCQENGLGRKSLSAEALDKLKSWKWPGNVRELQNVIERSVLLCADPSIPRDGVLINGYEEMVDENRLRPGMTVSEAEKLLILKTLEHTGQNRTHAAEMLGISIRTLRNKINEYKEVIAHERSV; encoded by the coding sequence ATGGCTGAAAGAGATTTCAGTATCATCCAAACGGCTGATCCAAGAATGAAAAATGTGTTGGCGATTGCCGAAAATATCGCCGCCAGCAGAGCTGCCGTACTGATTCAGGGTGAAAGTGGCACGGGCAAGGAGCTGCTGGCGCGGTACATTCATGCTCGGAGCCCTAGAGCTTCACAGAGGTTCGTTGCCATCAATTGCGCAGCAGTTCCTGATAACTTGTTAGAGAGCGAGCTTTTTGGATACGAAAAAGGCGCCTTTACGGGTGCAGATGTTCGTCGCGCAGGGCGGTTTGAGATTGCAAATAATAGTACCTTTCTGCTCGATGAAATCAGTGAAATGCCCATACTACTCCAGGCAAAGTTGCTGAGGGTTATCCAGGAGGGCGAGGTTGAAAGGCTGGGCGGCAGTGGCCCGATCAAAGTCAATGTCAGAATTGTTGCTACCTCGAATCGGGATCTCAAGCAGCTGGTCGAAGACGGGCGATTTCGAGAGGACCTGTTTTACCGCCTGAATGTGATACCTCTTCAGGTTCCACCTCTGCGCTCCCGTCCTCTGGACATCGAGATGTTGGCCCAGATGTTTATGGAGATTTCTTGTCAGGAAAACGGCCTAGGTCGCAAAAGTTTGTCTGCTGAGGCGCTGGATAAACTCAAATCCTGGAAGTGGCCTGGAAACGTCAGGGAACTTCAGAATGTGATTGAGCGCAGTGTTCTGCTGTGTGCAGACCCATCCATCCCCCGCGATGGAGTTTTAATCAACGGCTACGAGGAAATGGTGGATGAAAACCGCTTGCGCCCAGGTATGACTGTTTCCGAGGCTGAAAAACTACTTATTTTAAAAACCCTAGAACACACGGGGCAGAATCGAACCCACGCGGCCGAAATGCTGGGAATTAGTATTCGGACCTTGCGTAACAAGATTAATGAGTACAAAGAGGTGATTGCTCATGAGCGATCTGTTTGA
- the fliE gene encoding flagellar hook-basal body complex protein FliE, protein MDGLTISNAEGLLETGKTLSEQRTSRINKDAGIPAASAEKSFADTLKDAVQNVNELQQTADVAMQKLATGESKNIPEVMIATEKADIALKLMVQVRNKIIDAYHEVMKMQV, encoded by the coding sequence ATGGATGGTTTGACGATCAGCAATGCTGAGGGCCTGTTGGAAACAGGTAAAACCCTTAGTGAACAAAGAACCTCACGAATCAACAAAGATGCGGGAATTCCTGCTGCATCTGCGGAGAAATCGTTCGCCGACACCTTGAAAGATGCTGTTCAGAACGTCAACGAACTCCAGCAGACCGCTGATGTGGCCATGCAAAAACTCGCCACTGGTGAATCTAAGAATATTCCAGAAGTCATGATTGCCACAGAGAAAGCGGACATTGCATTGAAATTAATGGTCCAGGTGAGAAACAAGATTATCGACGCTTATCACGAAGTGATGAAGATGCAGGTTTGA
- the flgC gene encoding flagellar basal body rod protein FlgC — translation MDFSKSMNVSASGLSAQRMRMNTISSNIANINTTRTPEGGPYRRKDVVFEAIPDARNFGEIVTSQPDRNLQRVQVTDVAVDRKAPLLKYEPDHPDADQNGYVAYPNINLMEEMANMIQATRSYEANVSAMQATKDMALSALEIGR, via the coding sequence ATGGATTTTTCTAAATCAATGAACGTTTCCGCCAGTGGTCTTTCAGCACAAAGAATGAGGATGAACACCATTTCATCCAACATTGCCAACATCAACACCACCCGGACTCCTGAGGGAGGTCCCTATCGGCGCAAGGACGTGGTTTTTGAGGCGATCCCAGATGCTCGTAATTTCGGGGAAATTGTCACCAGTCAGCCAGATAGAAACCTGCAAAGGGTTCAAGTAACGGACGTTGCTGTAGATCGAAAAGCTCCTCTACTAAAGTATGAGCCCGATCACCCGGATGCAGATCAGAACGGTTATGTGGCCTACCCCAATATCAATTTGATGGAGGAGATGGCCAATATGATTCAGGCCACCCGGTCTTACGAGGCTAACGTCTCGGCCATGCAGGCAACAAAGGACATGGCCTTGAGTGCTTTGGAAATCGGTAGGTAA
- the fliJ gene encoding flagellar export protein FliJ, with protein sequence MSYKFPFETLLKHRKRIEEAAQRDYFQAKLAVDESLDKINGMYKSLDQTRTEIQQLQKGGNQAIASINQREEYINGLRVRIEQERQVARQLMMVAEEKLHILMEAAKEHKSLDKLKEKRSQEHRQAKKKKEIKEVDEMVTMRHKRGSVA encoded by the coding sequence GTGAGCTATAAGTTTCCCTTTGAAACATTACTCAAGCATCGCAAGCGCATCGAGGAGGCCGCCCAACGCGATTACTTTCAGGCGAAATTGGCCGTGGACGAGAGTCTGGACAAGATCAATGGCATGTACAAAAGTCTGGATCAGACGCGAACGGAAATTCAACAACTGCAAAAAGGCGGTAACCAGGCCATCGCTTCGATCAATCAAAGAGAAGAGTACATTAATGGTTTGCGGGTGCGAATTGAGCAGGAACGTCAGGTTGCCCGGCAATTGATGATGGTGGCGGAGGAAAAGCTACATATATTGATGGAGGCCGCTAAAGAGCACAAGTCTTTGGACAAGCTCAAGGAGAAGCGCAGCCAGGAACACCGTCAGGCTAAGAAAAAGAAGGAAATCAAGGAAGTGGATGAAATGGTGACCATGAGACATAAGAGGGGGTCGGTGGCATGA
- the fliF gene encoding flagellar M-ring protein FliF, producing MQKLFGQIVIQFKDFYKSLTPVKRMSLLGATAVVIVSTVIVSLMVTGTNHVPLFHNVPPDQLAVVLEKLQKNNIPFQLDKGGTTVLVPSDLLHSTQMVVMTEVGSSEVGQVGLELFDKQDFGVTSYAQRINYQRALQGELMRAINTLSAVKQSKVILAIPPKKTFLEESGQPTASVVVDLHPGKSLSPDQVKGITNLISSAVENLDPERVTVVDSRGKSLSRQYTTEAGASSELLDLKRKIEEGLEQRVESILSKVVGSGKVVAKIDAALNMKHMNMIEEKVDPDMTAVSSSATEEELLDGARTNPTGIPGSRANLPGADDTGQVGFRQNVRKELKTTNFAVPKTTRNIKEAAGNVERISVAVLVDGLTVQQKGEDGKLETKYVPRSAEDLAKYETIVKNAIGFSASRGDSVKIENIQFQVEDFTESERLLTNLERKKLLHSLFKWSILSLSLALFFFIVVRPFMRWITDSFQDTVEDMLPRTIEELEELQSVDNTLPGMSGALPVLEESIDPNKAESELLRERIMAIMEGDEEKSAGAFSLWLSRRDS from the coding sequence TTGCAGAAGTTGTTCGGACAAATTGTCATACAGTTCAAGGACTTCTATAAGAGTCTGACGCCCGTCAAGCGGATGTCGCTCCTGGGTGCAACAGCTGTTGTCATTGTATCTACGGTGATTGTGTCACTTATGGTTACAGGTACCAATCATGTACCCCTCTTCCATAACGTGCCGCCAGATCAGCTGGCCGTGGTTCTTGAGAAGTTACAGAAAAACAATATTCCTTTTCAGCTCGATAAGGGCGGTACGACTGTTCTCGTCCCTTCCGATCTACTTCATTCCACCCAAATGGTGGTAATGACAGAGGTCGGGTCTTCTGAAGTGGGCCAAGTGGGACTGGAGCTATTCGACAAACAGGACTTTGGCGTAACCTCTTATGCCCAGAGAATCAACTATCAAAGGGCTCTGCAGGGCGAGTTGATGAGAGCAATCAACACCCTATCGGCCGTCAAGCAGTCGAAGGTCATTTTGGCCATACCGCCGAAGAAGACCTTTCTCGAAGAGAGCGGGCAGCCGACGGCCTCTGTTGTCGTCGACCTCCATCCGGGAAAGAGCCTTTCCCCTGATCAAGTTAAGGGAATTACCAATCTGATTTCCAGCGCGGTTGAAAACCTGGATCCAGAAAGAGTCACTGTGGTCGACTCAAGGGGTAAGTCCCTAAGTCGGCAATACACCACAGAGGCGGGTGCTTCGTCTGAACTTCTTGATCTAAAGCGAAAGATCGAAGAGGGCTTGGAGCAGAGAGTGGAATCCATCCTCTCTAAAGTGGTTGGCTCGGGTAAGGTTGTGGCCAAGATCGACGCCGCCCTTAATATGAAACACATGAATATGATCGAAGAAAAGGTCGATCCGGATATGACCGCTGTCAGTAGTTCGGCAACTGAAGAAGAACTTCTTGACGGTGCCAGAACAAATCCAACTGGCATCCCAGGCTCGCGAGCCAATCTCCCAGGAGCTGATGATACAGGACAGGTGGGTTTTCGCCAGAATGTGCGTAAGGAACTGAAGACCACCAATTTTGCTGTACCTAAGACAACAAGGAATATTAAAGAGGCTGCTGGCAATGTGGAGAGGATTAGTGTTGCGGTCCTGGTTGATGGTCTGACCGTCCAACAAAAGGGCGAAGATGGCAAACTTGAGACAAAGTATGTTCCTCGTTCGGCCGAGGACCTGGCCAAATATGAGACGATAGTAAAAAATGCCATTGGTTTTAGCGCAAGTCGTGGGGACAGTGTTAAAATTGAGAATATTCAGTTCCAGGTAGAGGACTTCACGGAGTCCGAAAGGCTGCTGACGAATCTGGAGAGGAAGAAGCTTCTTCATTCCTTGTTTAAGTGGTCGATTCTAAGCTTGAGCTTGGCCCTTTTCTTCTTCATCGTTGTCAGACCCTTTATGAGGTGGATCACTGATTCCTTCCAGGACACGGTGGAGGACATGTTGCCACGTACTATCGAAGAGTTGGAAGAACTGCAATCGGTCGACAATACCTTACCAGGTATGTCCGGTGCTCTTCCGGTACTTGAGGAGTCCATAGATCCGAACAAAGCCGAGAGTGAGCTCCTCCGCGAGCGGATTATGGCGATCATGGAAGGGGATGAAGAAAAGTCAGCTGGGGCCTTTAGTCTATGGTTGTCGCGGAGGGATTCGTAA
- the flgB gene encoding flagellar basal body rod protein FlgB translates to MSDLFDKTTDALGASINLRLLRQSITSSNIANAETPGYKAKKVDFEEALSRAIDVEGLRQMNSSSGEHFATGPGSISRVRADVYDNPDINVTNDGNTVDMEKEMATLAENSILYKAALQLINKKMAALKYAATEGSR, encoded by the coding sequence ATGAGCGATCTGTTTGACAAAACAACGGATGCTCTTGGTGCATCCATCAATTTACGTCTTCTCAGGCAGTCGATTACTTCCTCGAATATCGCCAATGCCGAAACGCCGGGCTATAAGGCCAAAAAGGTTGATTTTGAGGAGGCCCTATCCCGGGCAATTGACGTCGAAGGACTGCGGCAAATGAACTCATCCTCAGGTGAGCACTTTGCCACGGGGCCAGGTTCGATCTCGCGGGTGAGAGCCGACGTCTACGACAATCCGGACATCAATGTGACCAACGATGGCAACACGGTGGATATGGAGAAGGAAATGGCGACCTTGGCCGAGAACAGCATTCTCTACAAGGCGGCCTTGCAATTAATTAACAAGAAGATGGCAGCGCTCAAATATGCTGCAACAGAAGGGTCTAGGTAA
- a CDS encoding flagellar hook-length control protein FliK → MSVSSGLNLNSFSRGQADSLSSSGQGLEFGRKANKSQASEKPEAKDFDRELKAQSSRRSHESSGAASKPLPSRPVVPSQKFNEVKPVETWEAREGSPDQSPVAEKQTQAPWPVKMEGAGEVDPLTRRAAMQSFLRKMEDELGIDASEIVNAFSKLSVEELMMPPEQTVGRVLDQMGLEGEDRQKALLYFEDMLKKSASSSMAEYLKGNDRQISLEVLSRSEARKKRINESLDRMSQSFFVAHRPEAQQSESRNAQDGAVVTAAGFGAQNQWGKAVTSVGAGEVLNPMSSNPAWGTTAEDMSSPFSSIDSVESSPQQIIPEGFEMVPDGQVVEDSQDLDQAVGNQVDNTEVKAMDAPEMALPSATMDLDALGLDPEVGEELNQILSKAKLENLTSPNGEPSQAVEGDKFVGMSLAAEGDDLSGDSSNSESQATTDEGVNPQQIDLNKSDGKASFIPPTAPKMTANQEAQNVREVVDQAQVMVKNGGGEMKIKMNPEGVGEVTLKVATEGGRVNVEMIASNAETKKMLEKGLGDLKETLASHKLNVDMVKVGASEEISKHMDQQLQDQQSRFAQQFMEEFRQDNRSWRQGFLDLPGVRNYKSQSAGEASEEGLTPHQITQKRSGRRLDLVA, encoded by the coding sequence ATGAGTGTTTCGTCCGGACTCAATTTAAACTCATTCTCCCGAGGTCAGGCTGACTCCCTGTCATCTTCGGGGCAGGGTTTGGAGTTCGGCCGCAAAGCAAACAAGTCCCAAGCTTCTGAAAAGCCCGAAGCCAAAGATTTTGATCGTGAACTAAAGGCTCAATCCAGTCGACGAAGTCACGAGTCTTCAGGCGCTGCCAGCAAACCCCTTCCCAGTCGTCCGGTGGTACCTTCGCAGAAATTCAATGAAGTGAAACCCGTGGAGACATGGGAAGCCAGAGAGGGGTCACCTGACCAGTCCCCGGTGGCGGAGAAGCAGACTCAGGCTCCTTGGCCGGTAAAGATGGAAGGTGCAGGAGAGGTAGATCCACTCACTCGCCGTGCAGCGATGCAAAGCTTTTTGCGCAAGATGGAAGATGAGCTAGGAATTGATGCCAGCGAAATCGTCAATGCCTTCTCAAAACTGTCTGTGGAAGAGCTCATGATGCCACCCGAGCAGACGGTGGGTCGGGTTCTGGATCAGATGGGACTTGAAGGCGAGGACAGGCAAAAAGCACTTCTCTACTTTGAGGACATGCTCAAGAAGTCAGCCTCTTCAAGTATGGCAGAGTATCTTAAAGGCAACGACAGACAAATCTCGCTTGAAGTTCTTTCTCGTTCGGAAGCTCGCAAAAAGCGTATAAACGAGTCGTTGGATCGCATGTCCCAGTCCTTCTTTGTCGCTCATCGGCCTGAGGCTCAACAGTCTGAGTCCAGAAATGCACAAGATGGAGCTGTGGTAACGGCGGCGGGTTTTGGTGCCCAAAATCAATGGGGTAAAGCGGTGACGTCTGTAGGCGCTGGTGAGGTTCTGAATCCGATGAGCTCTAATCCAGCCTGGGGGACAACTGCAGAAGACATGAGTTCACCATTTAGTTCTATTGATTCAGTGGAATCATCCCCACAGCAGATCATCCCTGAGGGCTTTGAAATGGTTCCAGATGGTCAGGTCGTTGAGGACTCTCAAGACCTGGATCAAGCGGTCGGGAATCAGGTAGATAACACGGAAGTGAAGGCGATGGATGCGCCAGAGATGGCTCTACCATCTGCAACCATGGATCTTGATGCCCTAGGGCTGGACCCGGAAGTGGGAGAAGAGCTTAATCAAATTCTCTCGAAGGCAAAGCTTGAGAACCTGACCTCTCCTAATGGTGAACCCTCCCAGGCGGTAGAGGGGGACAAGTTTGTGGGAATGTCTCTTGCTGCTGAGGGTGATGACTTATCCGGCGACTCATCCAACTCAGAAAGTCAGGCCACTACCGATGAAGGAGTCAATCCCCAGCAAATTGACCTTAACAAATCTGATGGCAAAGCCTCGTTTATTCCACCCACCGCGCCAAAAATGACCGCCAACCAAGAGGCCCAGAATGTTCGTGAGGTGGTGGACCAGGCCCAGGTGATGGTCAAAAACGGTGGCGGTGAAATGAAAATCAAAATGAATCCTGAAGGAGTGGGTGAAGTCACGTTGAAGGTGGCCACCGAGGGCGGACGGGTCAATGTGGAAATGATTGCCTCCAATGCCGAAACCAAAAAGATGTTGGAGAAGGGCTTGGGTGATCTCAAGGAGACTTTGGCCTCTCACAAACTGAATGTAGATATGGTTAAAGTCGGCGCTTCGGAAGAGATTTCAAAACACATGGACCAACAACTGCAGGATCAGCAGTCAAGATTTGCCCAGCAATTCATGGAAGAATTCCGTCAAGATAACAGGTCTTGGCGACAGGGATTTTTAGACCTCCCTGGAGTTCGCAATTACAAATCCCAATCAGCTGGCGAGGCCTCAGAAGAGGGGCTGACACCTCATCAGATCACTCAGAAGCGAAGTGGTCGAAGATTGGACTTGGTGGCATAG
- a CDS encoding FliI/YscN family ATPase — MDSKALLNVEKYATTLRLTKVTKDIGKITQVTGFTLKGFLPGACVGSVCAVYPTGSAESFLAEVVGFQDRQVVMMPLGEMRGVGLGSKVELLRQRATVPVGTELLGRVIDGLGRPIDGKGELEALEDRQLYGEASNPLFRPPIDQPLSLGVRAIDGLITVGQGQRVGILAGSGVGKSVLLGMIARNTNADVNVIALIGERGREVREFIEQNLGEEGLKRSVVIVATPDQSPLVRMRGAFVATTIAEYFCDQGNNVLLMMDSLTRFGMAQREIGLSTGEPPASKGYTPSVFALLPKLLERAGRFEGKGSITGLYTVLVEGDDMDDPIGDSVRSIVDGHIVLDRKLAQKGHFPAIDVLQSTSRVMRFIISDHHLAMALFIRENMAVYKEAEDLLNIGAYKEGSNPKIDQAVQIHDGIEAFLRQGEREASPPGETLGGMQNLTGG, encoded by the coding sequence ATGGATTCCAAAGCGCTGCTAAATGTTGAAAAGTACGCCACCACTCTTCGGTTGACCAAAGTCACCAAGGACATTGGCAAAATCACTCAGGTGACGGGATTTACTCTTAAGGGTTTCTTGCCAGGTGCCTGCGTGGGAAGCGTTTGTGCTGTTTATCCAACGGGCAGTGCGGAGTCCTTTCTGGCTGAGGTTGTTGGGTTTCAGGATCGGCAAGTCGTGATGATGCCGCTGGGGGAAATGCGTGGAGTGGGATTGGGTTCGAAGGTTGAGCTTCTTCGTCAGCGAGCGACGGTCCCGGTTGGAACGGAACTTCTCGGCAGAGTGATCGATGGCTTGGGCCGTCCCATTGATGGCAAGGGAGAGTTAGAGGCCCTTGAGGATCGTCAGCTCTATGGCGAGGCCAGCAACCCGCTGTTTCGTCCTCCCATCGATCAACCACTGAGCCTTGGTGTTCGTGCGATCGATGGTTTGATTACAGTAGGGCAGGGACAGCGTGTGGGAATCCTGGCCGGCTCCGGAGTTGGTAAATCTGTGCTGCTTGGTATGATTGCCCGCAACACAAACGCCGATGTGAACGTTATTGCTTTGATTGGTGAGCGTGGACGCGAGGTGCGTGAATTCATTGAGCAGAACCTGGGTGAGGAGGGCCTTAAGCGGTCCGTGGTGATTGTTGCCACTCCTGATCAAAGCCCCTTAGTGCGGATGCGGGGGGCCTTTGTAGCAACGACGATTGCTGAGTACTTTTGTGATCAAGGTAATAACGTGTTGCTGATGATGGACTCTCTGACCCGATTTGGTATGGCGCAAAGAGAGATTGGCCTAAGCACGGGTGAGCCACCAGCCTCTAAAGGTTACACGCCGAGTGTTTTTGCTCTTCTACCAAAGCTTTTGGAAAGAGCCGGTCGATTTGAGGGCAAAGGCTCGATCACTGGTCTTTACACCGTTCTCGTCGAAGGGGATGACATGGACGACCCCATTGGCGATTCAGTGCGCTCGATCGTCGATGGTCATATTGTACTGGATCGAAAGTTGGCACAAAAAGGACATTTTCCAGCTATAGATGTCCTGCAGAGTACAAGTCGAGTGATGAGATTTATCATCTCGGATCACCACCTGGCCATGGCTCTGTTTATACGCGAAAACATGGCTGTCTATAAGGAAGCCGAAGACCTTTTAAATATTGGAGCTTACAAGGAAGGGTCAAACCCCAAGATCGATCAAGCCGTTCAGATTCACGACGGTATTGAAGCCTTTCTACGTCAGGGAGAGAGAGAGGCAAGCCCTCCCGGGGAGACTCTGGGCGGCATGCAGAATTTAACGGGTGGGTGA
- the fliG gene encoding flagellar motor switch protein FliG has product MVRLIKIDDIRYDSLRGFEKAAILLNYLGPTAAKLLFKHIDDGDIRKLLGTMQKYRIVPVEITKRVLEDFYEMVSESEEYIFSEATTNKETVIDAVGEERARGILGHLNVNSPAQRQLESLEMVDAKSLSNFLLNEHPQTIAVILAHLEPEKKGEVLKRLPETLQSEVVLRLANLDHVAPELIAEVDRVLKQELSTMGTVEQAALGGVQPVAEMLNVMDKNTETAIMSRIEEKDPILAEEIRKLMFVFEDIVKIDDRGIQTLLKEVPNDKLLLALKTANEEIRGKIFKNISQRAANLLKEDLSNMGPSRLSDVESAQVEIVNVARRLETEGKILIARGGSEDALV; this is encoded by the coding sequence ATGGTTCGCTTGATCAAAATTGATGATATTCGGTATGACAGCTTAAGAGGCTTTGAAAAGGCAGCCATTCTGCTGAACTACCTTGGTCCGACGGCAGCCAAATTGCTCTTTAAGCATATTGACGATGGCGACATCCGAAAGCTCCTAGGGACAATGCAGAAATACCGCATTGTCCCGGTGGAGATCACCAAGCGTGTGCTTGAGGATTTCTATGAAATGGTCAGTGAGTCAGAGGAGTATATCTTTTCAGAGGCCACAACTAATAAGGAAACAGTTATCGATGCCGTGGGAGAGGAGAGAGCTCGCGGCATCTTGGGTCACTTAAATGTGAATTCCCCGGCTCAGCGGCAACTTGAGAGCTTGGAGATGGTCGATGCAAAATCTCTCTCAAACTTCCTGCTTAATGAACACCCCCAGACGATAGCGGTGATTCTGGCTCACTTGGAACCTGAGAAAAAAGGTGAGGTGCTCAAGCGGCTGCCTGAAACCCTTCAGTCAGAAGTGGTTCTTCGTTTGGCCAACCTAGATCATGTGGCTCCAGAACTGATTGCCGAGGTGGATCGTGTGCTCAAGCAAGAGTTGTCGACCATGGGTACGGTGGAGCAAGCGGCCCTTGGTGGTGTCCAGCCGGTGGCAGAAATGCTGAACGTCATGGACAAGAATACTGAGACGGCAATCATGTCGCGGATCGAGGAAAAGGATCCCATCTTGGCCGAAGAAATTCGCAAGTTGATGTTCGTCTTTGAAGACATCGTCAAAATCGATGATCGTGGTATCCAGACCCTTCTCAAAGAAGTTCCCAACGACAAACTTTTGCTGGCCCTCAAAACGGCGAACGAAGAAATTCGCGGCAAGATTTTCAAGAATATCTCCCAGCGTGCAGCCAACCTGCTCAAAGAGGACCTGTCCAACATGGGCCCCTCTCGATTGTCAGATGTGGAGTCCGCTCAGGTGGAAATTGTCAATGTGGCAAGAAGACTGGAAACAGAGGGCAAGATCCTTATCGCTCGTGGAGGTTCCGAGGATGCTCTTGTTTAA